A genome region from Streptomyces sp. NBC_01296 includes the following:
- a CDS encoding ABC transporter permease yields the protein MTTTAPGAGGQPAPAPAPGGAPAPGAAEDGPAAAATGSSPWQLARRELRRRPAVRVSLCVVLLFVLMAVTAPWLGALGGWSPEEFDKSAIDPYLGGQPLGSFGGISPEHWLGVEPVTGRDLFARVVHGAQVSLLIAFAATAIVVVTGTAAGIAAGYFGGRTDAALSRLMDLTMSFPSLIFMIAMLSVAKDVNRIVLMTAVIGLFGWPGVARVVRGQTLSLKHREYVDAARVGGSSSWRILTRDILPGVLGPVIAYTTLLIPGMISTEAALSYLGVGVRPPTPSWGQMIAESVAFYETDPMYFVIPSTFLFLAVLAFTLLGDALRDILDPRGGRT from the coding sequence ATGACCACCACCGCACCCGGTGCCGGCGGCCAGCCGGCCCCGGCTCCGGCTCCGGGCGGGGCACCGGCCCCCGGCGCAGCCGAGGACGGTCCCGCGGCGGCAGCCACCGGCAGCAGCCCCTGGCAGCTCGCCCGGCGGGAGCTGCGCCGCCGTCCCGCCGTCCGCGTCAGCCTCTGCGTCGTCCTCCTCTTCGTCCTGATGGCCGTCACCGCCCCCTGGCTGGGCGCGCTCGGCGGCTGGTCCCCCGAGGAGTTCGACAAGTCCGCCATCGACCCCTACCTCGGCGGCCAGCCCCTCGGCTCCTTCGGCGGGATCAGCCCCGAGCACTGGCTCGGCGTCGAACCCGTCACCGGCCGCGACCTGTTCGCCCGTGTCGTCCACGGCGCCCAGGTCTCCCTCCTCATCGCCTTCGCCGCCACCGCCATCGTCGTGGTCACCGGCACCGCCGCCGGGATCGCCGCCGGCTACTTCGGCGGCCGTACCGACGCCGCCCTGTCCCGGCTGATGGACCTGACCATGTCCTTCCCGTCGCTCATCTTCATGATCGCGATGCTGTCGGTGGCCAAGGACGTCAACCGGATCGTGCTCATGACCGCCGTCATCGGCCTCTTCGGCTGGCCCGGCGTCGCCCGCGTCGTCCGCGGCCAGACCCTCTCCCTCAAACACCGCGAGTACGTCGACGCCGCCCGCGTCGGCGGCTCGAGCTCCTGGCGGATCCTGACCCGCGACATCCTCCCGGGCGTCTTGGGCCCGGTCATCGCCTACACCACCCTGCTCATCCCCGGCATGATCAGCACCGAGGCCGCGCTCAGCTACCTCGGCGTGGGCGTGCGCCCGCCCACCCCGTCCTGGGGCCAGATGATCGCCGAGTCCGTCGCCTTCTACGAGACCGACCCCATGTACTTCGTCATCCCGAGCACCTTCCTCTTCCTCGCGGTACTCGCCTTCACCCTGCTCGGCGACGCCCTGCGCGACATCCTCGACCCGAGGGGCGGCCGCACGTGA
- a CDS encoding ABC transporter ATP-binding protein, giving the protein MAFPGRRSASGRRGAPVRAVDGISFDLAAGETLGLVGESGCGKSTTGRMLVRLLEPTSGSIAFDGRDITRLPQGRLRPLRRHLQMVFQDPHSSLNPRQTVARIISDPLLVQGWSASDARRRAAELMDLVGLIPEHIDRYPHEFSGGQAQRIGIARSLATSPRLIVADEPVSALDVSVQAQIVNLMERLRRELGLAYVFIAHDLSVVKRVSDRVAVMYLGRIVEIGEKRTLYENPQHPYTRALLSAVPLPDPAAERRRERIVLLGDPPSPAAPPPGCTFHPRCPKAQELCRTERPLLRIAASREVACHFPGD; this is encoded by the coding sequence ATGGCCTTCCCCGGCAGACGCTCCGCGTCCGGGCGCCGGGGGGCGCCCGTGCGCGCCGTCGACGGGATCTCCTTCGATCTGGCGGCGGGCGAAACCCTCGGCCTGGTGGGCGAGTCGGGCTGCGGGAAGTCCACCACCGGCCGGATGCTGGTGCGGCTGCTGGAGCCCACCTCGGGCAGCATCGCCTTCGACGGACGGGACATCACCCGGCTTCCGCAAGGAAGACTCCGTCCGCTGCGCCGCCACCTCCAGATGGTCTTCCAGGACCCGCACTCCTCCCTCAACCCCCGCCAGACGGTGGCCCGGATCATCTCCGACCCGCTGCTCGTGCAGGGCTGGTCGGCCTCCGACGCGCGACGCCGGGCGGCCGAGCTGATGGACCTGGTCGGGCTGATCCCGGAGCACATCGACCGCTACCCGCACGAGTTCTCCGGCGGCCAGGCCCAGCGCATCGGGATCGCCCGCTCACTGGCCACCAGCCCCCGGCTGATCGTCGCCGACGAGCCCGTCTCCGCGCTCGACGTCTCCGTCCAGGCGCAGATCGTCAACCTGATGGAGCGCCTGCGCCGCGAACTCGGCCTGGCCTACGTGTTCATCGCGCACGACCTGTCCGTGGTGAAACGGGTCAGCGACCGGGTCGCCGTCATGTACCTCGGCCGGATCGTCGAGATCGGCGAGAAGCGCACCCTGTACGAGAACCCCCAGCACCCGTACACCCGGGCGCTGCTGTCCGCCGTACCGCTGCCGGACCCGGCGGCCGAGCGGCGGCGGGAGCGGATCGTGCTGCTCGGCGACCCGCCGAGCCCGGCCGCACCGCCCCCGGGCTGCACCTTCCACCCGCGCTGTCCGAAGGCGCAGGAGCTCTGCCGGACGGAGCGCCCGCTGCTCCGGATCGCCGCCTCGCGCGAGGTGGCCTGCCACTTCCCCGGTGACTGA
- a CDS encoding ABC transporter ATP-binding protein, whose translation MAAPLLEVRDLRVTFTTPRGRVRAVDALGFTVEAGRTLGIVGESGSGKSVTSLAVMGLHRGAEVGGSIALAGQELTGLSEKELSRLRGRKMAMIFQDPLSSLHPYYTVGEQIAEHFRVHFKSGRAAARRRAVDMLGEVGIPEPARRAGEYPHQFSGGMRQRAMIAMALACEPDLLIADEPTTALDVTVQAQILELIARLQQERGLGVVMITHDLGVVARVAHEVLVMYGGRAAEQAGVDELFADPAHPYTRGLLDSLPRLDDADDEPLRAIPGSPPSLLAPAPGCAFAPRCRLAAAGTPEQQRRCATERPEPRPYGIAGRTAACHFTGADAEPAPASTPIALTTPTAQTAPTAPEASR comes from the coding sequence ATGGCCGCCCCCCTGCTGGAAGTGCGCGATCTGCGCGTCACCTTCACCACCCCGCGCGGCCGCGTACGGGCCGTCGACGCGCTCGGCTTCACCGTGGAGGCCGGGCGGACCCTCGGCATCGTCGGTGAATCCGGGTCCGGCAAATCGGTCACCTCGCTCGCCGTCATGGGCCTGCACCGGGGCGCCGAGGTCGGCGGCTCCATCGCACTGGCCGGGCAGGAGCTCACCGGCCTGTCCGAGAAGGAGCTCTCCCGGCTGCGCGGCCGGAAGATGGCCATGATCTTCCAGGACCCGCTGTCCAGCCTGCACCCCTACTACACCGTCGGCGAGCAGATCGCCGAGCACTTCCGGGTGCACTTCAAGTCCGGCCGGGCCGCCGCGCGCCGGCGCGCCGTCGACATGCTCGGCGAGGTCGGCATCCCGGAACCGGCCCGCCGGGCGGGGGAGTACCCGCACCAGTTCTCCGGCGGCATGCGCCAGCGCGCGATGATCGCCATGGCGCTGGCCTGCGAACCCGATCTGCTGATCGCCGACGAGCCCACCACCGCCCTCGACGTGACCGTGCAGGCGCAGATCCTGGAGCTCATCGCCCGGCTCCAGCAGGAGCGCGGCCTCGGCGTCGTCATGATCACCCACGACCTGGGGGTCGTCGCCCGCGTCGCGCACGAGGTGCTGGTCATGTACGGCGGCCGGGCCGCCGAACAGGCCGGCGTCGACGAACTGTTCGCCGACCCGGCGCACCCGTACACCCGGGGCCTGCTCGACTCGCTGCCCCGGCTGGACGACGCCGACGACGAGCCCCTGCGCGCCATCCCCGGCTCGCCGCCCTCCCTGCTCGCGCCCGCCCCCGGCTGCGCGTTCGCCCCGCGCTGCCGCCTCGCCGCCGCGGGCACCCCGGAGCAGCAGCGCCGCTGCGCCACCGAGCGGCCCGAGCCACGGCCCTACGGGATCGCCGGGCGCACTGCCGCATGCCATTTCACGGGGGCCGACGCCGAGCCGGCCCCTGCGTCCACCCCGATCGCCCTGACCACCCCGACCGCCCAGACGGCCCCGACCGCCCCGGAGGCGTCCCGATGA
- a CDS encoding MFS transporter, whose protein sequence is MDRNATPTSKGTDGKVRGSGNGLALFVIASCQLMVVLDITIVNIALPHIQTALGFSTESLSWVVNAYTLTFGGLLLLGGRVGDILGRKRVFIFGILLFGLASLLGGLAQNEGQLMAARALQGVGGAIASPTALALITTTFHEGPARNRAFGVFAAVSAGGGAIGLLAGGILVEWLNWRWVLFVNVPIALAIAVMARRVIHESERHPGHFDFAGALLSTTGMVALVYGFIRASQEGWTDPVTLGSFGAAVVLLLLFFLNERRSPQPITPLHMFADRNRAGSYGIMLFLACAMFGMFFFLTLFVQNVLDFSPIQAGLAFLPVSVVIAVGAGITSQLLPKIGPKPFMVTGALCSAAGLAWLTQTGIDSTYLGSILGPILVFSLGMGMQFVSLTLMALSNVADRESGAASGLLNTTQQVGGSLGLSILVTVFGTASRNEAHDQVPAFLSQADPVQKALFLRTGQLPDPWGDQVLTSGVSAAFIVAACFALVAALIALFAIQVRPSDLERLKGHHAPAAA, encoded by the coding sequence GTGGACCGGAACGCAACGCCGACCAGCAAGGGGACCGACGGCAAGGTCCGGGGCAGCGGCAACGGCCTGGCGCTGTTCGTCATCGCCTCGTGCCAGCTGATGGTCGTCCTCGACATCACCATCGTGAACATCGCGCTGCCGCACATCCAGACCGCCCTCGGTTTCTCCACCGAGAGCCTGTCCTGGGTCGTCAACGCCTACACCCTCACCTTCGGCGGACTGCTCCTCCTCGGCGGACGCGTCGGCGACATCCTCGGCCGCAAACGCGTGTTCATCTTCGGCATCCTGCTCTTCGGCCTGGCCTCGCTGCTCGGCGGCCTCGCCCAGAACGAGGGCCAGCTGATGGCCGCCCGGGCCCTGCAGGGCGTCGGCGGCGCCATCGCCTCGCCGACCGCCCTCGCACTGATCACCACCACGTTCCACGAAGGCCCGGCGCGCAACCGGGCGTTCGGCGTGTTCGCCGCCGTCTCGGCGGGCGGCGGCGCGATCGGACTGCTGGCCGGCGGCATCCTCGTCGAATGGCTCAACTGGCGCTGGGTGCTCTTCGTCAACGTCCCGATCGCCCTGGCCATCGCCGTGATGGCCCGACGCGTCATCCACGAGTCCGAACGCCACCCCGGACACTTCGACTTCGCCGGCGCGCTCTTGTCCACCACGGGCATGGTCGCGCTCGTCTACGGCTTCATCCGCGCCTCCCAGGAAGGCTGGACCGACCCCGTCACCCTCGGCTCCTTCGGGGCGGCCGTGGTCCTGCTCCTGCTGTTCTTCCTCAACGAGCGCCGCTCGCCGCAGCCGATCACCCCGCTGCACATGTTCGCCGACCGCAACCGGGCCGGGTCCTACGGCATCATGCTCTTCCTCGCCTGCGCGATGTTCGGCATGTTCTTCTTCCTGACCCTGTTCGTGCAGAACGTACTGGACTTCAGCCCGATCCAGGCCGGCCTCGCGTTCCTGCCGGTCAGCGTCGTCATCGCCGTCGGCGCGGGCATCACCTCGCAGCTCCTGCCCAAGATCGGGCCGAAACCCTTCATGGTGACGGGCGCCCTGTGCTCGGCGGCCGGGCTCGCCTGGCTGACGCAGACCGGCATCGACTCGACGTACCTCGGCAGCATCCTGGGCCCGATACTCGTGTTCAGCCTCGGCATGGGCATGCAGTTCGTCTCGCTGACCCTGATGGCCCTCTCCAACGTCGCCGACCGGGAGTCGGGCGCGGCGTCCGGACTGCTCAACACGACGCAGCAGGTGGGCGGATCGCTGGGCCTGTCCATCCTGGTCACGGTGTTCGGCACGGCCAGCCGCAACGAGGCCCACGACCAGGTCCCGGCCTTCCTGAGCCAGGCCGACCCCGTCCAGAAAGCCCTCTTCCTGCGGACCGGCCAGCTGCCGGACCCGTGGGGCGACCAGGTGCTCACCTCGGGCGTGAGCGCCGCGTTCATCGTCGCCGCCTGCTTTGCCCTGGTCGCGGCGCTCATCGCCCTGTTCGCCATCCAGGTCCGCCCCTCGGACCTGGAACGCCTCAAGGGCCACCACGCCCCGGCCGCCGCCTGA
- a CDS encoding prolyl oligopeptidase family serine peptidase, translating into MDDFLRLSASTGRFTYGAPRAFSFGDDGRLLWFLRSTGPADAFDSLWVLDTATGTETRLADPRELSPEPGILPPAERRLRERIRLVAAGIGSYALSGDGRSAVFPLYGRLYRVRYEGSRAVEEVPAAGPALDPRLDADGTRTAYVTDDALYTHPGGRISPADGARWGVAEFAAAEELDRGRGHWWSPDGQALLAARVDESALQRRHFADPAHPELPPEDFAYPEAGGPNADVQLWVLGLDGARVRLDWDAEAYPYVSDADWPADDAAEREILLTVQDRLQSCVLLLSADPATGRTRELSRTTHPHWVDPMLPGTPARLADGRMLTAADSPDGAARGLAVDGKPLTGDGVQVRRVAGVHGERLLIEAGQRDPAEQQVLLLDPATGELTPLADGPGVHSVQASAGTLLLTSADADGIRRTVRTADGREFAPADLSAPLPYRVVPLLERVTEHAVPTAVVFPRGHVPGRRLPVLMDSYGGPGFQDVSAEPRRWQHRQWWADRGFAVVTVDNRGTPYVSPAFTHAVYRGFSEVTLDDQVAALHALGERHPDLDLGRVGVRGWSYGGYLSAMAVLRRPDVFHAAAAGAAPTDFRHYDTAYTERYLGLPQENPEVYERDSLIPDAPNLIRPLLLVTGLADDNVHPSHTLRLSQALTDAGRPHQLLALPGVTHMTPNGTKEKLMALELEFFRRELA; encoded by the coding sequence ATGGATGACTTCCTCAGGCTCTCCGCGAGCACCGGCCGCTTCACGTACGGCGCCCCGCGCGCGTTCTCCTTCGGGGACGACGGCCGGCTGCTCTGGTTCCTCCGCTCCACCGGCCCCGCCGACGCCTTCGACAGCCTCTGGGTCCTGGACACCGCCACCGGCACCGAGACCCGCCTCGCCGACCCCCGCGAGCTGTCCCCCGAGCCGGGCATCCTGCCGCCCGCCGAGCGCCGGCTGCGGGAGCGGATCCGGCTGGTCGCCGCCGGGATCGGCTCGTACGCGCTCTCCGGCGACGGCCGCAGCGCGGTGTTCCCGCTGTACGGGCGGCTGTACCGGGTCAGGTACGAGGGCAGTCGCGCGGTCGAGGAGGTTCCGGCCGCCGGACCCGCCCTCGACCCGCGGCTCGACGCCGACGGCACCCGCACCGCCTACGTCACCGACGACGCCCTGTACACCCACCCGGGCGGCCGGATCAGCCCCGCCGACGGAGCCCGCTGGGGCGTGGCGGAGTTCGCCGCCGCCGAGGAGCTGGACCGGGGCCGGGGCCACTGGTGGTCCCCCGACGGGCAGGCCCTGCTCGCCGCCCGCGTCGACGAATCCGCCCTCCAGCGGCGCCACTTCGCCGACCCCGCGCACCCCGAGCTCCCGCCCGAGGACTTCGCGTACCCCGAGGCGGGCGGGCCCAACGCCGACGTCCAGCTGTGGGTGCTCGGGCTCGACGGCGCCCGGGTGCGGCTCGACTGGGACGCCGAGGCGTACCCGTACGTCTCCGACGCCGACTGGCCGGCCGATGACGCGGCGGAACGGGAGATCCTGCTGACCGTCCAGGACCGGCTCCAGAGTTGCGTCCTGCTGCTCTCCGCCGACCCGGCCACCGGCCGTACCCGCGAGCTCTCCCGCACCACCCACCCCCACTGGGTCGACCCGATGCTGCCCGGCACCCCGGCCCGGCTCGCCGACGGCCGGATGCTCACCGCCGCCGACAGCCCGGACGGCGCCGCCCGCGGCCTCGCCGTCGACGGGAAACCGCTGACCGGGGACGGGGTCCAGGTCCGCCGGGTGGCCGGCGTCCACGGCGAGCGCCTCCTGATCGAGGCCGGGCAGCGCGACCCTGCCGAGCAGCAGGTCCTGCTCCTCGACCCCGCCACCGGGGAGCTGACCCCGCTGGCCGACGGACCCGGGGTGCACAGCGTCCAGGCCTCCGCCGGAACGCTGCTGCTGACCTCCGCCGACGCCGACGGGATCCGGCGGACCGTACGCACCGCCGACGGGCGGGAGTTCGCTCCGGCCGACCTCTCCGCGCCACTGCCGTACCGGGTGGTGCCGCTGCTGGAGCGGGTCACCGAGCACGCCGTCCCCACCGCGGTGGTGTTCCCCCGCGGCCACGTCCCCGGCCGGCGGCTGCCCGTCCTCATGGACAGCTACGGCGGCCCCGGCTTCCAGGACGTGTCCGCCGAGCCGCGCCGCTGGCAGCACCGCCAGTGGTGGGCCGACCGGGGCTTCGCGGTGGTGACCGTCGACAACCGCGGAACCCCGTACGTCTCCCCCGCCTTCACCCACGCCGTGTACCGCGGGTTCTCCGAGGTCACCCTGGACGACCAGGTCGCGGCCCTGCACGCACTCGGCGAACGCCACCCGGACCTGGACCTGGGCCGGGTCGGGGTACGCGGCTGGTCGTACGGCGGCTACCTGTCCGCGATGGCGGTGCTGCGCCGCCCGGACGTCTTCCACGCGGCGGCGGCCGGGGCCGCGCCGACCGACTTCCGGCACTACGACACCGCGTACACCGAGCGCTACCTCGGCCTCCCGCAGGAGAACCCCGAGGTCTACGAACGGGACTCCCTCATCCCCGACGCCCCGAACCTGATCCGGCCGCTGCTGCTGGTCACGGGCCTGGCCGACGACAACGTCCACCCCTCGCACACCCTGCGCCTCTCCCAGGCCCTGACCGACGCAGGCCGCCCGCACCAGCTCCTGGCCCTGCCCGGCGTCACCCACATGACCCCGAACGGCACGAAGGAGAAGCTCATGGCCCTGGAACTGGAGTTCTTCCGCCGCGAACTGGCCTGA
- a CDS encoding cytochrome P450, whose protein sequence is MAAVDTRTETGTEVPALGGIPLLGSLFDLKSDSLGTYLRAQQQHGDVVRITAGPPGLRAELYCVFSAEGAQQVLASESANFRKDNAFYQEIRDSFGNGLLTSQDEDYLRQRRLVQPLFTKRRVDGYAGAVAAETRAVVAGWGQAPGGVVDVGEEMMQLALRAVARILFGTDVEATVDVVDRCFPVITDYVLRRGYSPANIPRTWPTPGNKRAAAAMDELYAVCDKIIAERRSGAAAGGEDLLSLLAAATSTDDGEFDAAELRDQVLVFLLAGHETTATSLAFSLHLLARHPEQQARAREEISRVLGDRTPQAADLDRLPYLTQVLKEAMRLYPAAPVIGRSSVAATEVGGRTIPAGSDVILAPWVTHRHPRYWPDPDRFDPDRFTPEAEAGRPRYAWFPFGGGPRACIGQHFSMLESVIALAMILRAYEFEAVDTDVPLSAGITLQADGPIRCRVRGAAG, encoded by the coding sequence ATGGCAGCAGTGGATACACGGACGGAAACCGGTACGGAGGTACCCGCGCTCGGCGGGATCCCCCTGCTCGGCTCCCTGTTCGACCTGAAATCGGACTCGCTCGGGACCTACCTGCGCGCCCAGCAGCAGCACGGCGACGTCGTGCGGATCACCGCCGGCCCGCCGGGGCTGCGCGCCGAGCTGTACTGCGTCTTCTCCGCGGAGGGCGCGCAGCAGGTCCTGGCCTCGGAGTCGGCCAACTTCCGCAAGGACAACGCCTTCTACCAGGAGATCCGGGACTCCTTCGGCAACGGCCTGCTGACCAGCCAGGACGAGGACTACCTGCGCCAGCGCCGGCTGGTCCAGCCGCTGTTCACCAAGCGCCGGGTGGACGGGTACGCCGGCGCGGTCGCGGCCGAGACCCGGGCGGTCGTCGCGGGCTGGGGGCAGGCCCCCGGCGGTGTGGTCGACGTCGGCGAGGAGATGATGCAGCTCGCCCTGCGCGCGGTCGCCCGGATCCTCTTCGGCACCGACGTGGAGGCCACCGTCGACGTCGTCGACCGGTGTTTTCCGGTCATCACGGATTACGTGCTGCGCCGCGGCTACTCCCCGGCCAACATCCCGCGTACCTGGCCCACGCCGGGCAACAAGCGGGCGGCCGCCGCGATGGACGAGCTGTACGCGGTGTGCGACAAGATCATCGCCGAGCGGCGCAGCGGGGCCGCGGCCGGGGGCGAGGACCTGCTGAGCCTGCTGGCCGCCGCCACGAGCACGGACGACGGGGAGTTCGACGCCGCCGAGCTGCGCGACCAGGTACTCGTCTTCCTGCTCGCCGGCCACGAGACGACGGCCACCTCGCTCGCCTTCTCCCTGCACCTGCTGGCCCGACACCCCGAGCAGCAGGCGCGGGCCCGGGAGGAGATCTCCCGCGTACTGGGCGACCGTACGCCGCAGGCCGCCGACCTGGACCGGCTCCCGTACCTCACGCAGGTCCTCAAGGAGGCGATGCGGCTCTACCCGGCCGCCCCGGTCATCGGCCGCAGCTCGGTCGCGGCCACCGAGGTCGGGGGACGGACCATCCCGGCGGGCTCGGACGTGATCCTGGCTCCGTGGGTGACGCACCGGCACCCCCGGTACTGGCCGGACCCGGACCGCTTCGACCCGGACCGCTTCACCCCGGAGGCGGAGGCCGGCCGCCCGCGCTACGCCTGGTTCCCGTTCGGCGGCGGCCCGCGCGCCTGCATCGGGCAGCACTTCTCGATGCTGGAGTCGGTGATCGCGCTGGCGATGATCCTGCGGGCGTACGAGTTCGAGGCGGTGGACACCGACGTGCCGCTCAGCGCCGGGATCACCCTGCAGGCGGACGGCCCGATCCGTTGCCGGGTGCGGGGCGCGGCCGGCTGA
- a CDS encoding HAD family hydrolase — MIGENGGPPRPAPVPYVLFDVDGTLIDAVANQRRVWEAWAARHGLDPAAVHRVALRTRPLETFAEVAPEQDPQACLAALHELEDEDVRSGVYGAFDGAVELLAGLPAGRWALVTSNYEHRVRGRFARTGLPVPDVVVDAASVAEGKPSPVPYLLAAERLGAAPQDCLVIEDAPSGVESGLRAGMTVWGVNTPTRVDGVHRHFTSLYEAVPAILAFARGAHRDVTG; from the coding sequence GTGATCGGTGAGAACGGTGGACCACCCCGTCCGGCCCCCGTGCCGTACGTCCTCTTCGACGTCGACGGGACGCTGATCGACGCGGTGGCCAACCAGCGTCGCGTCTGGGAGGCGTGGGCGGCGCGCCACGGGCTCGACCCCGCCGCCGTCCACCGGGTGGCGCTGCGGACGCGTCCCCTGGAGACCTTCGCGGAGGTGGCCCCGGAGCAGGACCCGCAGGCCTGCCTGGCTGCGCTGCACGAGCTGGAGGACGAGGACGTCCGGTCCGGTGTCTACGGCGCCTTCGACGGCGCGGTGGAGCTGCTGGCCGGCCTGCCCGCGGGCCGCTGGGCACTGGTGACCTCGAACTACGAGCACCGGGTGCGCGGGCGCTTCGCCCGGACCGGCCTGCCGGTCCCGGACGTCGTCGTGGACGCCGCCTCCGTCGCCGAGGGAAAACCGTCGCCGGTGCCCTACCTGCTGGCCGCGGAGCGCCTCGGTGCAGCGCCGCAGGACTGCCTGGTCATCGAGGACGCGCCGTCCGGCGTCGAGTCGGGGCTGCGGGCCGGGATGACGGTCTGGGGTGTCAACACGCCGACCCGGGTGGACGGGGTGCACCGGCATTTCACCAGCCTGTACGAGGCGGTGCCGGCGATTCTCGCCTTCGCGCGTGGAGCGCACCGGGACGTCACCGGCTGA
- a CDS encoding ABC transporter permease: MILYLGRRLLALAGVLLAIAAVTFLIFYVLPSDPAAAACGKTCSAERLADVREYLGLDQPVWRQFGDFLTGIFTGRTLGTGQYAVQCDFPCLGYSYENSLPVWDLLMDRLPVSASLAVGAAVLWLALGLGAGVTAALRKDTATDKALMVGAVAAASLPVYFTSVMLIYGVIRVAGLLPYPTYQAFTDNPGAWAANLLLPWTALALLYAAMYARQSRGSMIEAMAEPYIRTARAKGMPERTVVVKHGLRSGMTPILTIFGMDLGGLLAGAVITESIFGLPGIGRLFYGALVSSDQPVVLGVTLLAAFFIVVANLVVDLLYAVIDPRVRY; encoded by the coding sequence GTGATCCTCTACCTCGGACGCCGGCTGCTCGCCCTCGCGGGCGTCCTGCTCGCCATCGCCGCCGTCACCTTCCTCATCTTCTACGTCCTGCCCTCCGACCCGGCCGCGGCCGCCTGCGGCAAGACCTGCAGCGCCGAACGGCTGGCCGACGTACGGGAGTACCTGGGCCTCGACCAGCCGGTGTGGCGGCAGTTCGGCGACTTCCTCACCGGCATCTTCACCGGCCGCACCCTCGGCACCGGCCAGTACGCCGTCCAGTGCGACTTCCCGTGCCTGGGCTACTCGTACGAGAACTCCCTGCCCGTGTGGGACCTGCTGATGGACCGCCTCCCGGTCTCCGCCTCCCTCGCCGTCGGCGCCGCCGTGCTGTGGCTCGCCCTCGGCCTCGGCGCCGGGGTCACCGCGGCCCTGCGCAAGGACACCGCCACCGACAAGGCCCTGATGGTCGGCGCCGTCGCCGCCGCCTCGCTGCCGGTCTACTTCACCTCCGTCATGCTCATCTACGGGGTCATCCGCGTCGCCGGGCTGCTGCCCTACCCCACCTACCAGGCCTTCACCGACAACCCGGGCGCCTGGGCGGCCAACCTGCTGCTGCCCTGGACGGCGCTCGCCCTGCTCTACGCGGCCATGTACGCCCGCCAGAGCCGCGGCTCGATGATCGAGGCCATGGCCGAGCCGTACATCCGTACCGCCCGCGCCAAGGGCATGCCCGAGCGCACCGTCGTCGTCAAGCACGGGCTGCGCTCGGGGATGACCCCGATCCTCACGATCTTCGGCATGGACCTCGGCGGGCTGCTCGCCGGAGCCGTCATCACCGAGTCCATCTTCGGACTCCCGGGCATCGGGCGGCTGTTCTACGGGGCCCTGGTCAGCTCGGACCAGCCGGTGGTCCTCGGGGTCACGCTGCTCGCCGCCTTCTTCATCGTCGTCGCCAACCTCGTCGTCGACCTCCTGTACGCCGTCATCGACCCGAGGGTGAGGTACTGA